In Pseudorasbora parva isolate DD20220531a chromosome 9, ASM2467924v1, whole genome shotgun sequence, the following proteins share a genomic window:
- the LOC137090371 gene encoding patched domain-containing protein 3, with protein sequence MMPICSSAHLLATDVQMREQLFSRLVMVSYITDCIEKPIRVCFESLGKFVGLHPWWFITFPLVVSAGLGGGFYFLNDLKSNDIVEQFTPKNGRAKVERRFFQETFPPTDTQFSIMRLNTDGVFASLIFSCQTNILSAAALEEVIRIDGRVRGITAAYDAHQFEFSDICATVNGTCNSNVMLDVLHYNASNIHFVNITYPEYCPSEFKCLHMGNLISEVEVDHSGVVRSAKAMRLFYYLKESNNTLGDVWLQEVIDLLSNITTSVTEVSFFTSLSRQQEFEKSTLSVTELFAITYFLAISFSIISCLRFDNVRNKAWVASLGVFSTAQAVLSSFGLLLLMNVPFVITVASSPFLILGIGIDDMFIMISSWQRTNIQDTVPDRMADTYREAAISITITTLTDVLAFYLSYSNPFGSVQSFCLYAGTAILFCYFYNITFFGACLALNGRREGANRHWLTCMKVPEDIPPGQSKAYTVCCVGGSYNHDTGTEEENPMTLFFRKYYGPFLTTVWSKAIVVFIYIAYIAVSIYGCLQLKEGIDLKNLALDKSYIVQYYDAEKTYFHYHGPNVMLAINGTFPYWEENERNQLESCIMQFQKLDSVKNLSTYWLHSFEKYAEEHGSNISTEATFKTHLNEFLDHHPMLKQDVNITNNDIAASRLFLQTIAQNSTEKNMLNSLRKTAESCPCPLLVYHPAFIYHDQYTVIGHVTLQTVTVSTAVMLAISLVLIPNPICALWVAFAIASVILGVTGFMALLNISLNSISMINLVISIGFSVDFSAHISYTFVSSTKPDVNERVVEALTHLGYPILQGALSTIVGVVVLSASTSYIFRTLFNIVLLVITFGLLHGIAFIPVFLTFSGLCHK encoded by the exons ATGATGCCTATATGTTCCAGCGCACATCTCCTCGCCACAGATGTGCAGATGAGAGAACAGCTCTTCAGTAGGCTAGTCATGGTGTCCTACATCACAGACTGCATTGAAAAGCCCATCCGCGTGTGTTTTGAAAGTCTCGGCAAGTTCGTAGGGCTTCACCCGTGGTGGTTTATCACTTTTCCGCTTGTGGTATCCGCAGGTCTCGGTGGAGGATTTTACTTTCTAAACGACCTGAAATCCAACGACATAGTGGAGCAGTTTACTCCGAAAAACGGCCGCGCTAAAGTGGAGAGACGTTTCTTTCAAGAAACGTTCCCACCGACTGACACACAGTTTTCAATTATGCGATTAAACACTGACGGGGTTTTTGCATCTTTGATATTCTCATGTCAGACAAACATACTCAGTGCTGCCGCACTAGAGGAGGTCATCCGCATCGATGGACGGGTCAGAGGAATCACCGCAGCATACGACGCACATCAATTTGAGTTCTCGGATATTTGCGCTACTGTGAACGGAACATGCAACTCTAATGTAATGCTTGATGTTCTACATTATAATGCCAGCAACATTCATTTTGTCAACATAACGTATCCTGAGTACTGTCCGTCCGAATTCAAATGTCTCCACATGGGAAATCTCATCAGTGAGGTGGAGGTGGATCACAGTGGAGTTGTTCGAAGTGCCAAAGCAATGAGACTTTTCTATTATCTCAAAGAGAGCAATAATACACTGGGAGATGTTTGGCTTCAAGAGGTGATAGACCTGCTCTCGAATATAACGACCTCTGTAACAGAA GTATCCTTCTTCACCTCCTTGTCAAGACAACAGGAGTTTGAGAAGAGTACCCTATCTGTCACTGAACTTTTTGCAATTACTTATTTTCTTGCCATTTCATTTTCAATAATATCTTGCCTAAG GTTTGACAATGTGAGGAATAAAGCCTGGGTGGCGTCTCTTGGCGTTTTTTCCACCGCACAAGCAGTGCTGTCCAGCTTCGGGCTGCTGTTGCTTATGAATGTGCCATTCGTTATTACTGTGGCATCTTCTCCATTCCTGATTCTTG GAATCGGGATCGATGACATGTTTATCATGATCTCCAGCTGGCAACGAACCAACATTCAAGACACGGTGCCAGACCGCATGGCTGATACCTACAGAGAGGCAGCCATTTCCATTACCATCACCACCCTGACTGACGTGCTAGCCTTCTACCTCAGCTACAGTAACCCCTTTGGCTCCGTTCAGTCTTTTTGCCTGTATGCAGGCACGGCCATCTTGTTTTGCTACTTCTATAACATCACTTTCTTTGGAGCTTGCCTGGCTCTGAATGGGAGAAGGGAGGGGGCAAACAGACACTGGTTAACTTGCATGAAGGTCCCAGAGGATATCCCACCAGGACAGTCTAAAGCGTACACTGTATGCTGTGTCGGAGGATCCTACAACCATGACACAGGAACAGAGGAAGAGAACCCAATGACATTGTTCTTCAGGAAGTACTACGGACCATTTTTGACAACAGTCTGGAGTAAAGCAATAGTAGTTTTTATCTACATAGCATACATTGCTGTTAGTATTTATGGCTGCCTGCAGCTTAAGGAAGGCATTGATTTAAAGAACCTAGCACTTGATAAGTCCTACATCGTCCAATACTATGATGCTGAGAAGACATACTTTCATTATCATGGTCCAAATGTAATGTTAGCCATCAATGGCACATTTCCATATTGGGAGGAGAATGAGCGCAATCAACTTGAGTCTTGTATTATGCAATTTCAGAAGCTGGATTCTGTCAAGAACTTGTCGACATATTGGCTTCATTCCTTCGAAAAATATGCAGAGGAACATGGTAGTAACATCAGCACAGAAGCTACATTTAAAACACATCTGAACGAGTTTCTGGACCACCATCCAATGCTCAAACAGGATGTCAACATAACCAATAATGACATAGCTGCTTCACGTCTGTTTCTTCAGACAATTGCTCAGAACTCCACAGAGAAGAACATGTTAAACTCACTACGGAAGACAGCAGAGAGCTGCCCGTGTCCGTTGTTGGTCTACCATCCAGCGTTCATATACCACGATCAGTATACTGTAATAGGGCATGTCACTCTCCAAACCGTCACAGTATCAACCGCAGTAATGCTGGCCATCTCTCTTGTGTTGATTCCAAATCCTATTTGCGCCTTGTGGGTGGCCTTTGCAATCGCTTCAGTCATTTTGGGAGTCACCGGCTTCATGGCACTGCTAAACATCAGCCTTAATTCAATCTCCATGATAAACCTGGTCATTAGCATCGGCTTCTCTGTGGACTTCTCTGCTCATATCTCCTACACGTTTGTGTCCAGTACTAAGCCCGACGTGAACGAGAGAGTTGTGGAGGCACTGACACACCTGGGCTACCCAATACTTCAAGGGGCTCTTTCTACAATTGTGGGTGTGGTCGTACTTTCAGCTTCCACAAGCTACATATTCAGAACGCTCTTCAACATCGTGTTGCTAGTCATTACTTTCGGGCTGCTTCATGGTATTGCTTTTATTCCAGTATTTCTAACTTTCTCTGGACTTTGCCACAAGTGA